One Palaemon carinicauda isolate YSFRI2023 chromosome 4, ASM3689809v2, whole genome shotgun sequence DNA segment encodes these proteins:
- the LOC137640082 gene encoding T-complex protein 1 subunit gamma-like — protein sequence MMGSGQPIIVLNQNTKRESGKKVQLQNINAGKMIADVIRTCLGPRSMLKMLMDPMGGIVMTNDGNAILREITVQHPAAKHMIEIARTQDEEVGDGTTSVVILAGEMLAVAEQFLQHKMHPVIIIQAYRQALEDAINTLEDQLSIPIDLECEEKMVDVIKSCIGTKFMGQYADLACAIALKAVKTITTESDGRKEIDVKKWARIEKIPGGTIEECQVLSGIMVNKDVTHQKMKRRIENPRIILLDCPLEYKKGESQTDVELTAETDFTKMLEMEEEHVKSMCADLIALSPDLIITEKGVSDLAQHYLVKAGITCLRRVKKSDNNRLSKACGAVIVNRTEELKEEDVGTGAGLFEVKKIGDEYFTFITECKDPKACTILLRGPSKDILNEVERNLHDALGVARNLVVEPKLVLGGGAVEMALSHILQEKAKSVSGVKQWPYSALGQALEVIPRTLAQNCGANIIRLLTNLRAKHANGETFWGVDGESGQMTDMRTIKIWEPLTVKLQVYKTAVETAVLLLRIDDIVSGSKKNKGEGNPKEMQDAGPMD from the exons ATGATTGCAGATGTGATACGTACTTGCCTAGGGCCTCGGTCTATGTTAAAAATGTTGATGGATCCCATGGGAGGGATTGTAATGACAAATGACGGTAATGCAATTCTTCGAGAAATCACTGTTCAGCATCCAGCTGCCAAGCACATGATTGAGATCGCTCGCACTCAGGATGAGGAG GTTGGTGATGGTACCACAAGTGTTGTCATTCTAGCTGGAGAGATGTTGGCGGTTGCTGAACAGTTTTTGCAGcacaaaatgcatcctgttattattattcaagcttacAGACAAGCATTAGAAGATGCTATTAATACCCTTGAAGATCAGCTAAG tattcCAATTGACTTGGAATGTGAAGAGAAAATGGTTGATGTCATCAAGTCTTGTATTGGTACCAAATTTATGGGACAGTATGCAGACTTAGCATGTGCTATTGCCCTTAAAGCTGTAAAAACTATTACAACTGAATCTGATGGACGCAAGGAAATCGACGTGAAAAAGTGGGCAAGAATTGAAAAA ATTCCAGGTGGAACCATCGAGGAGTGTCAAGTTCTTAGTGGTATTATGGTCAACAAAGATGTCACACACCAAAAGATGAAGCGTCGTATTGAAAACCCACGGATAATATTATTAGATTGTCCTTTGGAATATAAGAAAGGGGAATCTCAGACAGATGTTGAACTTACTGCAGAAACAGATTTCACAAAG ATGCTAGAAATGGAGGAGGAACATGTCAAATCAATGTGTGCTGATCTGATAGCCCTCAGCCCAGATTTAATAATCACAGAAAAAGGAGTTTCAGATCTTGCCCAGCATTATCTTGTCAAGGCAGGGATTACTTGCTTAAGAAGAGTTAAGAAATCTGACAACAACAGACTTTCAAAAGCGTGTGGAGCTGTAATTGTCAATCGCACAGAAGAGCTCAAGGAAGAAGATGTAGGAACTGGAGCAGGTCTATTTGAAGTCAAGAAG ATAGGGGATGAGTATTTCACATTTATAACTGAATGCAAAGACCCCAAAGCCTGTACAATTCTTTTGCGTGGTCCCAGCAAAGATATCCTTAATGAAGTTGAGCGAAATCTACACGATGCTCTGGGGGTAGCACGCAACCTTGTGGTAGAGCCCAAGCTTGTCCTTGGAGGTGGTGCAGTGGAAATGGCTTTGTCTCACATACTTCAAGAAAAGGCCAAGTCGGTTTCTGGAGTTAAACAGTGGCCCTACTCTGCTCTTGGACAAGCTTTAGag GTCATCCCAAGAACTCTTGCACAAAACTGCGGTGCCAACATCATCAGACTGTTAACAAACTTGCGTGCAAAGCATGCCAATGGGGAGACATTCTGGGGTGTGGATGGAGAGAGTGGACAAATGACAGACATGAGGACCATCAAAATTTGGGAGCCACTGACTGTAAAGCTGCAAGTTTACAAGACTGCTGTTGAG actGCTGTGTTGCTTCTTCGTATTGATGACATTGTTTCTGGCTCCAAAAAGAATAAAGGCGAGGGTAATCCAAAGGAAATGCAAGATGCTGGCCCAATGGACTAA